The following DNA comes from Candidatus Acidiferrales bacterium.
TCAAACCAGCCATGTTTGAAATGCTAAGCGAGTAGTTTCCGTCGTCGTCCTTGGAAAGGAAATCTGCAGCAACAAGAATATCGCCTGGACACACGTATGAATCGCCGATTGTGGAATCCAGCCAGTCACTCACTCTCTTGATGACGGCGCTAATGAGCATACTGACTGTCGCATCTAGGAGGCCCTGGAGAGTCGTGTATGTCGCCGGGATGGTCGTTCCTTTCAGATCGAGGAAAGTAAATGTAAGAGTCGGGGTCGTCGCAGAAAAATAGATCTCCGAATCTATGCCGATGCCTGAAAATGAAATGTTTCCGACCTGGAATGGATTTTTGGAAGTCAGGGTAAACCCGATATGGCAAGGATGAGCAGGATCGTTCGTAATAAACTTTGTGCCCGAAGAACTGTAAGTGAAAAATGGAATGTATGTGTAAACGTCAATCGTCAGGTCGTCGGATTGAATCGATGTCAGGAGACCTAATCCCAAGTCTCCACCAGTTGTATCGGGGTTCGGTGCTACAATGAAGAAGGGAGTCTTTTTCTCCGAGCTCGGATTAGGTATCTGGTACCACTCTGCCCCGGAAAATACGGGCGGAGGATTCTGGATGCCGGGCCCGATGAATTCGTTGAGAAGAAATGTAAGGCGGTCGATATGCTGACCGATTGCATCGAGGTACGACGGCGGATTTTTGAACCAATCCAGGTTGACGTCATAAGTGTCACCGTTCTTGGACAACAGCCCGATCAAAACTCCTATGGCGAGAACATCGTCCTGCAGATTTTCAGTGCTAACCATTAAGTTTTTTCATCGATAGGTTTCGGTTCATCAGCAGCCGGGATTTTGAATGTTCCGGTTGACGCTAAATGTTTGCGCCGCCGGCGTAGTTATAGTTGGCATTGAGATAATTTGGTCTGTTGTTGTTATTAGTGATTGTCAGCCCGTCAGCAGGAGCCTGGAACTGTCCCGTCAGGTTGATATTCTGAAGGAGGTGTTCCATATTTGCCTGATCTCTGATATACAGTATTCGAATAAGCCATTGCTCCGCAAGAGAAAGCTGGAGGCCGGGATTGACGGTTGCGATTTTTACTCTATGTCCTAAAACGGCATCATCTCTTGAAAGGCCCAGCTCCTGCACTGCATCTGCGCGGTCTTCAAATCTATTCCGGAAATTGTCTGCCTTGCCCGCGTAAACAACATCGCCATCGGAATCCTGGATGATATACAACCCGGCGTTCCTCGTTATGAGCGTATCGTTATCGGTTCTGCGCCATTTTAGAGAAAAGATCCAATCGTTATCTCCATATTGTTCGGCGCGCGGACTATAAAGGCTTGCAGTCCAGGTAAGAGTAATATTGGGCATCGGTCTACCTATCTAACCCATTGTGCTTTGTAATAGTTCTTCTCAAACAATTCCGGCATAGACCTAAGAGTTAGGTTATGCCTCCATGGTGCTAAAGTAATTGACCTCTCTGTAAAAGTCTATTGTATATAACTTCTTTACGATAATGTTGCAAGTGAAATTTTGCTTAAAATTTTTTAGACAAAACCCGGAGAACTCACGATCGAATATTTAATTCTTAATGGTCAATTCACCGGCCCCGACGTTTTTACGACATAACTCTATGCGTTCCAAGAAGAAATGGAAAGTGATTTCCCGAATCAGTAAATGATTCGCATCCATGATATTATCTTGAATTATTTTCCCTGGCTCGAAAGGTCTGCGGAAAAGGTCGATGTCACTACTTTTAAACCACATCAAACACGACTGGACCCGAACATTATCACAAATGACGGTTCAGAATGCGTCCCTCAGCGGAAGCACCGGTTTGTCCGATCGAATGCGAGTTTATCCTTTCGAAAAGGAGACAGTTAGCTCAGCACTTTCAAAGGTTTAGTGCATCGTGAACTTTCTTTGCAAGAGCGTAAGGACTGAAGGGCTTCTGGATGAAGTCGACCCCATGATCCAACACCCCCTGGTGCGCAATGACATCTGCGGTGTAACCCGACATAAAGATAGTTTTAATGTCAGGCTTTATGGTCTGGATCTTGTCGCGAAGCTCTTTCCCGTTCATCACGGGCATGATAACGTCCGTCAGCAGCACATGTATCTCGTCGATGTACTCCCCGGATAGTTTGATGCCTTCTTCCGGACTCGACGCAGTAAGTACTTTGTAGCCGTACTCCTCGAGACTATTTTTGGCGAGCTCAAGCAAGTCCGGCTGGTCCTCAACTATCAGAACCGTATCGGTCCCGTCTATTGCGTTCTCCACCTGAGCCGCTTCATCCCCCTCAACTTCGCCTTCGTAACGCGGCAGGTAAATCTTGAACGTTGTCCCAACTCCGAGTTCACTGTAGACGTGAATGCTTCCGCCGTTTTGTTTGACAATTCCATAAACGGTCGCGAGTCCAAGCCCTGTTCCATGGCCTTTGGATTTTGTCGTGAAGAAGGGCTCGAAAATATTAGTCAGAGTCTCTTTACTCATGCCTTTGCCTGTGTCCGTAAAGCTTATCACCACGTATTCACCCGGAGAAAAGTCAATGCGGTTTTGAGCATAGGCCTGATCTATGGATATGTTTGACGTTTCAATACTTATTGTACCGACATTGTCTATGGCGTCTCTCGAATTAGTTGCCAGGTTAAATAGAATTTGGTCAAGCTGGGTCGGATCTATTTTTATGTTCCAGATACTTTTTTCAGGGAGGAATGTCAGCCTTATATTTTCCCCGATCAATCTCTGGAGTATTTTCTGGAGCGACTCGATCGCCTTGTTCGGGTCTAATACACGCGGGGAAACGATCTCCCGCCGTGCGAATGCAAGAAGCTGTCTTGTAATATCTGCACCGCGTTTCGCGGCGGACGCAATGAGCTGGATGTAATGATACATCGGCTTGGATTTATCCATCTTCCTCATTATCAAATCGCTGTACCCGATGATGACGCCGAGCATGTTGTTGTAATCGTGAGCGACGCCTCCTGCAAGTCTGCCGATGCCCTCCATCTTTTGTGCCTGCAGCAGCTGATCTTCAAGCTTCTTCCTGTCGGAAATATCGTATGCTGAAGTAATCAATGTGGGGGCACTGTCATGATTTATCAGGGTCGTGCTGAAATCAACCCAAATCCCTTCGCCCGATTTCGTGACTAACTGAAATTCGTAATGTCTCGGTACATCCTTTCCTGCTATCGATTCCGCGATGCGCTTCGTTACAAGTTCTCTATATTCAGGATGAATAATGTCCGCGGGAGACAGCCGCGAGATTTCATCGAATGAATAGCCCAGCATCTTCAGTGCCGCAGGATTTGCATAAAAGAATCGCTTGCCATCGCTGATCGAGATCGCTGCCGTCAAACCTTCAACGAGACTTCGAAATTTTTCCTCGCTTTCACGAAGCGCGTTCTCGGCATTCTTTCGTTCGGTGACATCTTCTACGATAGTATGCACCAGAGTCACCTGACCGTGATCGCCAAAAATAGGGACGAACCGTATTTGCGTATGAACGGATTTCCCCCATTTGGTGACATACGGATATTCGCCAAAGACGGTCTGACCCGTTTCAACACAGCGCCGGTAGGCAGCTGAAATTCCTGCCTCGATGAGCGGTGGAAATGTCAGGATATTTATTCCCTTTGTCGCCTCAGCAGAAGGCGATCCAAGAATTTGAAGTGCTGCCGGATTTACCTCGAGGATTTCTCCTGACCGGTTAGCCAAAAGAATTCCGACCGGCGCATATTCGTGCAGCAATCTATAGCGCTCCCGGCTGTTCCTCAGCTCCTCCTCCACCCTTTTGCGTTCGGTGATGTCACGGCTGATGCCCACCAAGCCTATGATCTTGCCCTGCTGATCGCACAAAGGCACTTTCGTCGTTGAATCCCACTTTGCGTTGCCGGTCGAATCAATGGTGGGTTCTTCTCGATTAATCAGCGGTTGACCTGACCGGATGATCGCTTGCTCGTCGGCATGATACTGCTCCGCTAACTCTCGCGGATAGAAATCAAGATCGGTCTTTCCGACAAGCTCACCAGGTGTTGATGCTCCATGATGGTGCACCAACGCTGTGTTGCACACCGTTAACCGACCGTCTGTATCTTTAGCATAGATATAGTCGGGCAAGTTATCGATCAGCGTGCGCAGCAGGTTGCGCTCCATCGCCAGTGCTTCCTCCATCTGCATACGCTCGGTGATGTCTCTGGAAACCCCGAACGTTCCGATGATTTCGCCCCGCGCATTCCGGAGGGGAACCTTAGTGGTCGATACCCATGTGTGCCGCCCATCAGGCCACGTTTCTTTTTCTTCCAAACCAACGATGGCAACTCCGGACCGCATGACCTTCCGTTCGTCCTCAAAAGCCGGACGTGCGTGTTCTTCAGTAAAGAAATCAAAGTCCGTTTTCCCGACCGCCTCTGAGGGATCGTCAAGACCGAACCTTTTGGCCTGGGATCGGCTCATTCTCAGGAAGCGGGACTCTTTGTCCTTGAAGTAAACATGGTCGGGTACGTTGTCCATAAGCGCTTTGAGCAAGTTTCGCTCATAAGTCAATTCTTCCTCGTACCTCTTGCGCTCTGTAATGTCTTGAATTACACCGGATACTACTCTCTTCTCTCTGTCGAACATTGCAATGGAATGAATATCCTTTATGTCCCCGCTGTCGGCGGCTCTGATTTTGAATTCAATGTCATACGGTTCATTCTTTTCTAAAAGATTTTTAAGCGCGTCGTCCATCTTCTCGCGATACTCCGGAAGAGGGATCCCTTTCACATCGGAATAATCGAACTTCCCTCCTTTAAGTCCATAAACCGCTTGAGCCCCCAGAGACCCGATCATGGTTTGAGAATCGAGATGGAGTTCCCAGCTGCCGAACATGGATGCGAGCTCGGCTCTTATCAGTCTTGCCTCGCTTTCTTTGACTTCACGTTCTGCGGCCCGCTCCCTCGTCTGATCCCGGAAGATCAATACGACGCCTGTTACGACCCCGGATTCATCTCGTATAGGGGCGCCGCTGTCGGCTATGGGATACTCGACTCCGTCTCTCGAGACGAGCAGAGTGTGATCTGCCAGCCCCACCACTGTACCATCTTTGAGGACACGCTGCACTGGAGATTCGACGGCCGAGCGTGTGTCTTCATTGACAATTCGAAAAACTCTCTCAAGAGCCATCTCACTCGCTTCACGTTGCGACCAGCCTGTCAGACGTTCGGCAACTGGATTCATGTACTTAATCTGTCCGCGGGTGTTTGTGGTTATGACCGCATCGCCTATGCTGTGGAGGGTCGTTTTGAATTCTTCCAGGACTTTTTTCCGTTCGATCTCCGCCTGGTACATCTCCCGATAGATGCCTGCCTGTCTGTGGCGATAAGCATAAGCGGTTGCAGTTATAGAAACGACGATGAAGAGAATTACGGTAAGTATTACGACCCCGCCGCGAAAATTTGCCTCCGCAAGGATTTCACTTGCGTCGACTTTCGAAATCATAAACCATGGTGTGTTCGGAACAGGGCGAATGTCTGCGAGGACATCCACTCCTTCTTGATCCTTTCCTTCGAACATTCCCATCTCTCCCAAAGCCGATTCCATCGACGAACCCGTTGTCGGGGTTATCGGCATACGAAATGACAGAGCTTTGCCCATGTTACTCCGCGGATTATTCAAAATGGAGATATGGTCTCCCAATCTCTCGAGCAATACCGTCTCGGCGCTGCGGCTCGGTATCGGCCATGAATCAATGAGAGGATAGAGGAAACTCCCTGCATCGCTTCGCAGGACGACAACGGCAACAGTCGCGCCGGAGGCGTCAACCATGGGAGACATCGCGTCTATATGCACTATGCCGTGCGTCCCGATGAAGAGGTCCGTCATCACAGGCTTGTGCTTCAAAACCGCTTCATAGAAGGCGACTTTCTCCGAGGAATCTATGAGAGACGGTGAGGTGCCGACGGAGACAAGCGTCCTGCCGGACGTATCGAGAACAAACGCGTCGCTGTAGAGCCCAAGGCCGAGAGTTCCTTCCTGATCGAGCCGGTCCATTAATTCCCTGCGAAGCTGCGGATTTGCCGTGCCTTTGAGCAAACCACGAATGGCTTTCCTGGTGAACAGGCTTCTTGAGAACTGGCCGGCGTTATCAAGCCGGTCCATGCGCCAGCTTTCGATTTCACTGACCTTCATCTCGGCAACGGATGCTATCTCATCGTACTTCTCGCGGCTAATCCTGTTTTTCTCCACATGATAGTACGCAATCCCGGCGATCATAAGCCCGACACTGACCACGATCGACAAGGATAACCAGATGCGTCCCGACATCGGCGCACGTTGACCCGTTCGTTCCATGATCAGCATCTCGAATTTTGCGACGCCCGGTTGGCCCGGGACGGAAGTCCGGAGTTGTCGGTGTATATAATGTATTTCTCTAATTTCATATCGACTCACTTTCTAGCGGACGAGTCAGCCTCTGTTCTTGCATCATCGCTCCTGCCAGATCCAGAAAAACGACACGGGTCGTGCTTGTCACTTCCAATTACTTACGCTTATCGCGTTGGTATTGTGCGACTCTATTAATATCGGATCAAATCGACTGCACTTTACTTTCCGACGCCGGGCAATCGAATATTCCGAAATATCCCGGCTGTCTCAGTGGTCTTCCGGTCTTTGCCGCTCAATCAAAAGGTGTTTCCTGTAGATCGGAGAGTTTGTCGGGAGAGTCGAGGAAAAGCAACTTTTATTTTTCCTTCGCTAATAATAATTTTGAGCTTTGCACTGAAGAAGGAAGTAGACCCTACGTCGCCGTTAGGCCGCGAGTTATAGTGTGTCAGAAGCAGCGGACATGGATCAGGAAAAGAGAGAGAACGTCATGAATGATAAACCAGCTGCCGTGGCAGACAGCACCGCAGTGCGCGTCGCCTTGTGGCGGGCGCTGCACCTACAGGTAGATCCGCCGCCGCATGTGCTCGAAGACGACATCGGCCTGCGGCTCGCAGCCCCGGCCGAAGGTTGGCGCAGCCGTCCGGACATGGATCCACACTTTACGAAACCCTTCCGCGCATCCATCGTAGCGCGCGCCCGCTTCATCGAGGACATGGTAATCGAGCAGTCCGGCCAGGGCGTCACCCAGTACGTTATCCTGGGAGCCGGATTAGACACCTTTGCTCAGCGCAGGCCGGAAGTTGCTTCCCGCCTGCGGATATTCGAAGTGGACCAGCCGGGTCACCAGGCATGGAAGCGCCAGCGGCTCATCGACCTCGGATATGGTGTCCCCGAATGGCTCCGGTTCGTGCCGGTCGACTTCGAATCGGACACGTCCGCCGAAGGCTCCTTGCCGCAGGCGGGTGGATCGTGGTGGGAGAAGCTGGCATCCGCCGGTTTCGATGCGAACAAGTCGGCGGTCGTGACATCCATCGGAGTCAGTATGTATCTTACCAGGGAATCGATCGCAGCCACGCTGCGTCAGGCCGCGACCCTCGCCCCGCGATCCACCTTCGCCATGACGTTTCTGCTTCCTCTAGAGATCGCGGATACGGACGTTCGTCCAGGCCTTGAGGCCGCGGCGAAGGGGGCGCGAGCAAGCGGGACGCCATTCATCAGCTTTTTCACGCCGGCGGAGATGCTGAGCCTGGCACGTGAGTCGGGTTTCAAAGAGGTCCAGCATGTGTCGGCAGCTCAACTGACCCAACGCTATTTTGCGAACAGGACCGATGGCCTTCGACCGCCAAACAATGGGGAAGAACTTTTCGTCGCGACAACGTAGCGCCGGGAACATGGAGGAGCGTGCCGCGACTTTTTTCGGCCGGGCTTAGCTTTTATTTTCCCGTCGCGGTATATAATATTAAACGGATCATCCCTCTGCGGAATGGAGTGAACAGAGGGAAAATAACAATGGTGATATGGAGAAAGATGGGAAGTCATCGGTTTGTCGGCTGGTGCCAGGGAGATCAGAAAGCAATAAACATATTCTGGTGTGGCTTTACAGTAGTTATGCAAAATGGCGGGATCAGGCGAAATTGCAGACAAGCATATTTTTATCCTGATACAAAAGGGGGGAAAAGATGTGAGCACTTATAATGAAGAATTCAATTTCGAAAACGGTGTTCTTAACGTTCGCCTGACAGGGAAATTTCCTAATGAGAGGTTAAGAAAGGGTGAGAATGTATTTAAAACACTGATTGATGCATGCGAATCTAACAAATGCAGGAAGATTATGGTTGATGTCAGAGAATTGGCAATAAATTTTAGTGTAATGGACATGTTTCAGGCTTGCAGAGATTCAGCCCTCTTGACTAGAAGTGGTTTTGAGGTTGCATTCCTGGCAAGAAAGGATATGCTCAATCAATTTTTCGAGGATGTTTCTCATAACCGTGGTGGACAAATCGGGGTATTTACGGAATTGGATTTGGCTCTTGATTGGCTTCGAAAGTAGCGCAATTAGATCCAGGGAAATAGTCCGTAACGAGTCTGCTCGTATAATCCTCAGCCTGAGGCTGATGCGCCTTTGGTGCAGTGGCTTAATTGGTTTATGAAAAGAATGAACTTGGGGAAAACAGTTTTTATTTCTTCTCCGCTGAGCATAATTTAAGCTTTGCAGGAAAGAAACAAATGAACGCCATGGCGCCTTTAGCGCCACAAGTTATGTCGTATTACATGGAACTATTACAGGAAAAACGACATAATGTCGCGTTTGAAGCAGTTAGGCGCAATTTTGCCGCTCGGGATTTATCAAACAATTGAAAGAAAGTAAGATGGATACAACTTCGTCAGATAGACATGCAGGGCAACCTATATGGGCATTAGCAATAATCCTGGCTCTTCTTGCGACATCATTCTGTTTTGGTTTCGCATTTAATACCATAATTACAAATCAATCTAAGGAGCAAACAAAAATGAAAAGAGTAACTGGTATTGGTGGTATCTTTTTTAAGTGCAAAGACCCAAACAAAATGAAAGAGTGGTATAAAACACATTTAGGTTTACCCACTAACGATTACGGGGCAACCTTTGAATGGCGGCAAGATGCAGATTCTACAAAGAAAGGTTCTACAACGTGGAGTCCCTTTGCTGAGACAACAAAATATTTTGAACCTTCAACAAAGGACTTTATGATAAACTACCGAGTAGAGAATTTGGAAGTACTTGTTGAAGAACTGAAAAAAGAGGGAGTTACAATTACAGATACCATTGAAACATTTGATTACGGAAAGTTTGTCCACATTATGGATATTGAAGGAAACAAAGTTGAATTGTGGGAGCCGAATGATTGAATATGAAAAACTCGGTGTCCAGATGGGCAGCAAGACGACTAAGTGATTATACAATTATCGCTCCCTGACAGCGTGCGCGGACATGAAACAGTTGTGCCCGGTTGGAAGAGCAAACCAGATTTCCTGGTTTCATTTCGCTATTCATTGCAAGCTTCATTTTGCGGGAAGGTGGAGCGGCAAAACTGCACACGTTAGGCGCAAACTGCCGCCGAAATTGGACAAACAAATATCCAAGGATCAGTGTTATCTACATTTATAAAGAAAGGAGCGCTTCAAAATGTCAACAAGAGAAACCATTTTGAACTACTTCAAAGAGCTTGAGCATA
Coding sequences within:
- a CDS encoding class I SAM-dependent methyltransferase, yielding MDQEKRENVMNDKPAAVADSTAVRVALWRALHLQVDPPPHVLEDDIGLRLAAPAEGWRSRPDMDPHFTKPFRASIVARARFIEDMVIEQSGQGVTQYVILGAGLDTFAQRRPEVASRLRIFEVDQPGHQAWKRQRLIDLGYGVPEWLRFVPVDFESDTSAEGSLPQAGGSWWEKLASAGFDANKSAVVTSIGVSMYLTRESIAATLRQAATLAPRSTFAMTFLLPLEIADTDVRPGLEAAAKGARASGTPFISFFTPAEMLSLARESGFKEVQHVSAAQLTQRYFANRTDGLRPPNNGEELFVATT
- a CDS encoding GIY-YIG nuclease family protein translates to MPNITLTWTASLYSPRAEQYGDNDWIFSLKWRRTDNDTLITRNAGLYIIQDSDGDVVYAGKADNFRNRFEDRADAVQELGLSRDDAVLGHRVKIATVNPGLQLSLAEQWLIRILYIRDQANMEHLLQNINLTGQFQAPADGLTITNNNNRPNYLNANYNYAGGANI
- a CDS encoding VOC family protein yields the protein MDTTSSDRHAGQPIWALAIILALLATSFCFGFAFNTIITNQSKEQTKMKRVTGIGGIFFKCKDPNKMKEWYKTHLGLPTNDYGATFEWRQDADSTKKGSTTWSPFAETTKYFEPSTKDFMINYRVENLEVLVEELKKEGVTITDTIETFDYGKFVHIMDIEGNKVELWEPND
- a CDS encoding PAS domain S-box protein; the encoded protein is MERTGQRAPMSGRIWLSLSIVVSVGLMIAGIAYYHVEKNRISREKYDEIASVAEMKVSEIESWRMDRLDNAGQFSRSLFTRKAIRGLLKGTANPQLRRELMDRLDQEGTLGLGLYSDAFVLDTSGRTLVSVGTSPSLIDSSEKVAFYEAVLKHKPVMTDLFIGTHGIVHIDAMSPMVDASGATVAVVVLRSDAGSFLYPLIDSWPIPSRSAETVLLERLGDHISILNNPRSNMGKALSFRMPITPTTGSSMESALGEMGMFEGKDQEGVDVLADIRPVPNTPWFMISKVDASEILAEANFRGGVVILTVILFIVVSITATAYAYRHRQAGIYREMYQAEIERKKVLEEFKTTLHSIGDAVITTNTRGQIKYMNPVAERLTGWSQREASEMALERVFRIVNEDTRSAVESPVQRVLKDGTVVGLADHTLLVSRDGVEYPIADSGAPIRDESGVVTGVVLIFRDQTRERAAEREVKESEARLIRAELASMFGSWELHLDSQTMIGSLGAQAVYGLKGGKFDYSDVKGIPLPEYREKMDDALKNLLEKNEPYDIEFKIRAADSGDIKDIHSIAMFDREKRVVSGVIQDITERKRYEEELTYERNLLKALMDNVPDHVYFKDKESRFLRMSRSQAKRFGLDDPSEAVGKTDFDFFTEEHARPAFEDERKVMRSGVAIVGLEEKETWPDGRHTWVSTTKVPLRNARGEIIGTFGVSRDITERMQMEEALAMERNLLRTLIDNLPDYIYAKDTDGRLTVCNTALVHHHGASTPGELVGKTDLDFYPRELAEQYHADEQAIIRSGQPLINREEPTIDSTGNAKWDSTTKVPLCDQQGKIIGLVGISRDITERKRVEEELRNSRERYRLLHEYAPVGILLANRSGEILEVNPAALQILGSPSAEATKGINILTFPPLIEAGISAAYRRCVETGQTVFGEYPYVTKWGKSVHTQIRFVPIFGDHGQVTLVHTIVEDVTERKNAENALRESEEKFRSLVEGLTAAISISDGKRFFYANPAALKMLGYSFDEISRLSPADIIHPEYRELVTKRIAESIAGKDVPRHYEFQLVTKSGEGIWVDFSTTLINHDSAPTLITSAYDISDRKKLEDQLLQAQKMEGIGRLAGGVAHDYNNMLGVIIGYSDLIMRKMDKSKPMYHYIQLIASAAKRGADITRQLLAFARREIVSPRVLDPNKAIESLQKILQRLIGENIRLTFLPEKSIWNIKIDPTQLDQILFNLATNSRDAIDNVGTISIETSNISIDQAYAQNRIDFSPGEYVVISFTDTGKGMSKETLTNIFEPFFTTKSKGHGTGLGLATVYGIVKQNGGSIHVYSELGVGTTFKIYLPRYEGEVEGDEAAQVENAIDGTDTVLIVEDQPDLLELAKNSLEEYGYKVLTASSPEEGIKLSGEYIDEIHVLLTDVIMPVMNGKELRDKIQTIKPDIKTIFMSGYTADVIAHQGVLDHGVDFIQKPFSPYALAKKVHDALNL